From Deltaproteobacteria bacterium, one genomic window encodes:
- the gcvT gene encoding glycine cleavage system aminomethyltransferase GcvT, whose product MSELLITPLNAWHREHGVRMVPFAGWEMPVQYSGILDEHRQTRTAAGLFDICHMGEFIVSGPGAESALARIVTHDLTTLKPGKCRYGFMLNERGGVLDDLIVYRLEDERFMTVVNGACISSDLDWMRDHLPREIDIADRSMETAKIDLQGPRSFEVLARTIPGDWSGLGYFSFRTVTWDGYELLVSRTGYTGELGCEIYLPWNRAFGLWERLTADPDVAPAGLGARDTLRLEVGLPLYGQDLDRNHTPVEAGYGFMIKSQADFIGKAGLSTVRERLLPLVVDGRRSPRHGDEVLDPDGSRVGTVTSGSFAPSLGHCVALAYVAANRSEDDTFTIRSQRFEIPARKGTLPFYDQGTARMRLG is encoded by the coding sequence ATGTCCGAACTGCTCATCACCCCACTGAACGCCTGGCACAGGGAACACGGGGTCCGGATGGTCCCCTTTGCCGGCTGGGAAATGCCTGTCCAGTATTCCGGGATTCTCGACGAGCACCGCCAGACCCGAACCGCCGCCGGCCTGTTCGACATCTGCCACATGGGCGAATTCATCGTCTCCGGGCCCGGAGCCGAATCCGCCCTAGCCAGGATCGTCACCCATGACCTGACCACCCTCAAACCCGGGAAATGCCGCTACGGATTCATGCTCAACGAACGTGGAGGGGTCCTGGACGATCTCATCGTCTACCGCCTGGAGGACGAACGATTCATGACCGTGGTCAACGGAGCCTGCATTTCCTCGGACCTGGACTGGATGCGTGACCATCTGCCTCGAGAAATTGACATCGCGGACAGATCCATGGAAACGGCCAAGATCGATCTCCAGGGACCTCGCAGTTTTGAAGTCCTTGCCCGGACCATTCCAGGAGATTGGTCAGGTCTGGGATACTTCTCCTTTCGAACGGTCACCTGGGACGGCTACGAGCTTCTGGTCAGCCGGACCGGCTACACCGGAGAACTAGGCTGCGAAATCTACCTGCCCTGGAACAGGGCCTTCGGCCTTTGGGAACGCCTTACGGCCGATCCGGACGTGGCCCCGGCCGGCCTCGGAGCCAGAGACACCCTCAGACTGGAGGTCGGTCTGCCCCTCTACGGCCAGGACCTCGACCGGAATCATACCCCGGTGGAGGCTGGATACGGATTCATGATCAAATCCCAGGCCGACTTCATCGGCAAGGCCGGATTGTCGACGGTCCGGGAACGGCTCCTTCCCCTGGTCGTCGACGGCCGCCGCAGCCCAAGACATGGAGACGAGGTTCTCGATCCTGACGGATCCCGGGTCGGCACGGTGACCAGCGGCTCCTTTGCCCCGTCCCTTGGCCATTGCGTGGCCTTGGCCTATGTGGCTGCGAACCGTTCCGAGGACGACACCTTTACCATCCGTTCGCAGCGTTTTGAAATTCCGGCCCGCAAGGGAACCCTGCCCTTCTACGATCAAGGCACGGCCCGCATGCGCCTAGGCTAA
- a CDS encoding ABC-F family ATP-binding cassette domain-containing protein: MTLLTVEGVSKSYGGRDLFDGVSLQARPGTKMALIGPNGCGKTTFLRILAGEVSPDSGAVRTTKGSRLGYVRQELGEEDLKRSLMSFVMAVLPSWSVFWCEWEEAIARKDSETLERLAVVQSDLEHEFGYNPEHRAQTILHGLGFAESSWSRPLAELSGGWRERAKLARVLLAGSDLLLLDEPTNHLDMEAVQWLEQYLLAFEGVLVFVAHDRIFLDRVSREVLFFDGVRPTFRSGNFSEFLDWSRERDSLARKQAARLESEIQRRQRFVDRFRYKATKAAQAQSRVKGIERLERELSAIKPPGGSGRSLSFSWPEPPQANRLVVSAVDVGFDYDGSERPILNGLNFNLYRGQKVALVGVNGAGKSTLLKLVTGHLRPARGQIKLGSMVRPGYFSQHQAEILRMESAVISEIRRQTDPKTTEQELRSVLGLFMLGEDYWEKKVRDLSGGEKNRLVLSVLFLSRANFLILDEPTNHLDIESREALISALEDYSGTLLIVAHDRHLLSRVADQVWVVSEGAIDEIQGGFNAYLVRQEAASAENAEQIASKDGPRVPSRRDTRRKEAEERNRMYRLLRPKQEEFRRLEAELEAVLEEHGRLERVLADPATYGDSGQLEEMTRAYRDMEARSEELMTRLAYIELDIQEIESFKDAD, encoded by the coding sequence ATGACCTTGCTGACCGTGGAGGGCGTGAGCAAGTCTTACGGCGGCAGGGACCTGTTTGACGGGGTTTCCCTCCAGGCGCGGCCGGGAACCAAAATGGCCCTGATTGGCCCCAACGGGTGCGGCAAGACGACTTTTCTCCGAATCCTGGCTGGGGAGGTTTCCCCTGACTCCGGGGCGGTCAGGACGACCAAGGGAAGCCGATTGGGTTACGTGCGGCAGGAACTCGGTGAAGAGGACCTGAAGCGGTCGCTGATGTCATTTGTCATGGCCGTATTGCCGTCCTGGAGCGTTTTTTGGTGCGAGTGGGAAGAGGCCATCGCACGGAAAGACAGCGAAACATTGGAGCGTCTGGCGGTGGTCCAGTCAGATCTGGAGCACGAGTTCGGCTACAATCCGGAGCACAGGGCCCAGACCATCCTGCACGGGCTGGGTTTTGCCGAGTCATCATGGTCGAGGCCGTTGGCCGAGTTGAGCGGCGGCTGGCGCGAGCGGGCCAAGCTGGCAAGGGTTCTGCTGGCCGGATCCGATCTCCTACTTTTGGACGAGCCCACGAACCACCTGGACATGGAGGCGGTGCAGTGGTTGGAGCAGTACCTGCTGGCCTTCGAGGGAGTCCTGGTCTTCGTGGCCCATGACCGGATTTTCCTGGATCGGGTGTCCAGAGAGGTTCTCTTTTTCGACGGGGTGCGCCCGACGTTTCGCAGCGGAAATTTCAGTGAATTTTTGGACTGGAGCCGGGAGCGGGATTCCTTGGCCCGGAAACAGGCCGCCCGTCTGGAGTCCGAGATCCAGCGAAGACAGCGTTTCGTGGACCGTTTCCGATACAAGGCCACCAAGGCCGCTCAGGCCCAGAGCCGGGTGAAGGGCATAGAGCGCCTGGAGCGGGAACTTTCGGCCATCAAGCCCCCAGGCGGGTCCGGCCGGAGCCTGTCGTTTTCTTGGCCGGAGCCGCCCCAGGCCAACCGTTTGGTGGTCTCGGCCGTGGACGTCGGGTTCGACTACGACGGAAGCGAGCGGCCCATCTTGAACGGTCTGAACTTCAACCTGTACCGGGGACAGAAAGTGGCTCTTGTCGGGGTCAACGGGGCGGGCAAGTCGACCCTGCTCAAGCTCGTGACCGGCCACCTGAGACCGGCCCGAGGCCAGATCAAGCTCGGAAGCATGGTCCGTCCAGGCTATTTCAGCCAGCATCAGGCCGAGATACTGCGGATGGAGTCCGCGGTCATCAGCGAGATCCGGCGTCAGACTGATCCCAAGACCACCGAGCAAGAACTCCGGTCGGTTCTTGGCCTTTTCATGCTCGGGGAGGACTATTGGGAGAAAAAGGTCAGGGATCTGAGTGGAGGGGAGAAGAACAGGCTGGTCCTTTCGGTTCTTTTTTTGTCCCGGGCCAATTTTCTGATCCTGGACGAACCTACGAACCATCTGGATATCGAAAGCCGGGAGGCTTTGATCTCGGCCTTGGAGGACTATTCGGGGACGCTGCTCATCGTGGCTCACGATCGTCATCTGCTGTCCCGCGTGGCCGACCAAGTCTGGGTGGTCAGCGAGGGGGCCATTGACGAGATTCAGGGCGGGTTCAATGCCTATCTGGTTCGACAAGAGGCCGCTTCCGCAGAGAATGCCGAGCAGATCGCCTCCAAAGATGGTCCCCGTGTGCCGTCGCGTAGAGACACGCGGCGCAAGGAGGCCGAGGAACGCAACCGGATGTACCGGCTTCTGCGTCCCAAGCAGGAAGAGTTCCGTCGTCTGGAGGCCGAACTTGAGGCGGTTTTGGAGGAACACGGTCGGCTGGAGCGAGTGCTGGCAGACCCGGCAACCTACGGGGATTCGGGGCAGTTGGAGGAGATGACCAGGGCCTACAGGGACATGGAGGCCAGAAGCGAGGAGTTGATGACTCGTCTGGCCTATATCGAGTTGGACATCCAGGAGATCGAGAGCTTCAAGGACGCCGACTAG
- a CDS encoding rod shape-determining protein encodes MFWHRLFGFLGKDLAMDLGTANSLLYIPGEGIVLNEPSVVALDSRTDRVLAVGREAKEYLGRTPDRIRAIRPLKDGVIADFEVTKVMISSFIAKVIHGWKIVKPKMVICVPAGITQVEMKAVVESAMLAGARDVKLIEEPMAAAIGAGLPIHEPLGNMVVDIGGGTTEVAVISLSAVAYSESVRVAGDEMNDAIQRYMQDEFQLLIGENMAEHAKILIGSAYPLDEPLTCRVSGKNLVDGTPKSMTVSDGHIREAIQEPVNAIVLAVKKALEKTPPELVADIATNGLLLAGGGALLKGLDRRITESAQLTAIIDEDPLTTVARGTGLALAQERIYSRVYVN; translated from the coding sequence ATGTTTTGGCATCGACTTTTCGGCTTTCTCGGCAAGGACCTGGCAATGGACTTGGGCACGGCCAACTCGCTTCTCTACATTCCGGGCGAGGGCATCGTTCTCAACGAGCCGTCGGTGGTTGCCCTGGACTCCAGGACGGACAGGGTGTTGGCTGTGGGTCGGGAGGCCAAGGAATACCTGGGTCGGACCCCCGACCGCATTCGAGCCATCAGGCCCTTAAAAGACGGGGTCATCGCTGATTTCGAGGTAACCAAGGTCATGATTTCATCGTTCATCGCCAAGGTCATCCACGGCTGGAAGATCGTCAAACCCAAGATGGTCATCTGCGTGCCGGCTGGAATCACTCAGGTGGAGATGAAGGCCGTGGTCGAGTCGGCCATGCTGGCCGGGGCCAGGGACGTAAAGCTGATCGAGGAGCCCATGGCTGCGGCCATCGGAGCCGGGTTGCCCATCCATGAGCCCCTGGGCAACATGGTCGTGGACATCGGCGGGGGAACCACGGAAGTGGCGGTCATCTCTCTTTCGGCTGTGGCCTATTCCGAATCGGTACGGGTGGCCGGAGACGAGATGAACGACGCCATCCAGCGATATATGCAGGATGAGTTTCAGCTCTTGATCGGGGAGAACATGGCCGAGCATGCCAAGATCCTGATCGGATCGGCCTATCCCTTGGACGAGCCCCTGACCTGTCGGGTCTCGGGTAAGAATCTGGTGGACGGCACCCCCAAGTCCATGACCGTGTCCGATGGGCACATCAGGGAGGCCATTCAGGAACCGGTCAACGCTATTGTCCTGGCGGTCAAGAAGGCTCTGGAGAAGACTCCCCCGGAACTGGTCGCTGATATCGCCACCAACGGCCTTCTGCTGGCCGGGGGTGGGGCACTGCTCAAAGGGCTGGATAGGAGGATTACCGAATCGGCCCAGTTGACGGCCATTATTGACGAGGACCCTCTGACCACAGTGGCCAGGGGGACAGGGCTGGCTTTGGCCCAGGAGCGGATCTATTCCCGGGTCTATGTCAATTAG
- a CDS encoding GAF domain-containing protein gives MSTCFSQLLEIIGNIFDAHSVVLFVPNGEEQVVLDGFSLSRHLNMQARVKPGQGLVGWVARENKPLLVKSFDQKNQFLGYYSPGQESSIKAFMACPLPGERGVLCLDTKKSYALSTKDQKIFSQFARLLSDMRGDLANRECDSRESALAQAQGKLHGLRETHPRWSDFLKHYLRIVAEAAEFEFCLLAARDECGQNYFLEGWNRDFFPVQDMNRRRFPMGSGLVGWLFKNYQRIMIERRAEDGVPIPLFAKDSAGPEIRTAICLPLVIHKKTRGVLALVDRRSFDPGQDLGHFLLMAADHMALLLENLYLRNRLAGKRPQPHSTD, from the coding sequence ATGAGTACGTGTTTTTCTCAATTGCTTGAGATAATAGGAAATATATTTGATGCCCATTCCGTGGTCCTCTTTGTGCCCAATGGAGAGGAGCAGGTGGTCCTTGATGGGTTTAGTCTGAGCCGCCATCTGAACATGCAGGCCCGGGTCAAGCCGGGGCAGGGTCTGGTCGGATGGGTGGCCAGGGAGAATAAGCCGCTTCTGGTCAAGAGTTTCGACCAGAAGAACCAGTTCCTCGGATACTATTCCCCCGGTCAGGAGTCGAGCATCAAGGCCTTCATGGCCTGCCCCCTACCCGGAGAACGGGGCGTGCTCTGTCTGGACACCAAGAAATCATATGCGCTGAGCACCAAGGACCAGAAGATATTCTCCCAATTCGCCAGGCTTCTTTCGGACATGAGAGGGGATCTCGCCAATCGGGAGTGCGACAGTCGGGAATCGGCCCTGGCCCAGGCCCAGGGGAAACTCCACGGGCTGAGGGAAACCCATCCCCGATGGTCCGATTTTCTCAAACACTATCTGCGAATCGTGGCCGAGGCCGCGGAATTCGAATTTTGTCTTTTGGCCGCACGGGACGAGTGTGGGCAAAATTATTTTCTTGAGGGCTGGAATCGGGATTTTTTTCCCGTTCAAGACATGAACCGGCGCAGATTTCCCATGGGGAGCGGTCTGGTCGGCTGGCTGTTCAAGAATTATCAGCGGATCATGATCGAGAGGCGGGCCGAGGACGGTGTGCCCATTCCCCTGTTCGCCAAGGACAGTGCGGGTCCGGAGATACGGACCGCCATCTGCCTGCCCCTGGTGATTCACAAGAAGACCAGGGGTGTTCTGGCCCTTGTCGACCGCCGCAGCTTCGACCCCGGTCAGGATCTCGGCCATTTCCTGCTCATGGCCGCAGACCACATGGCCCTTCTGCTGGAAAACCTCTATCTTCGCAATCGCTTGGCCGGAAAAAGGCCGCAACCTCACTCAACGGATTAA
- the rimI gene encoding ribosomal-protein-alanine N-acetyltransferase, with amino-acid sequence MVMDTVFHVLGPEQVDELAGVERACFSLPWSRDQLMSILSQTAYRVWGACLGCRLCGYISVFMAGGEMEVVNLAVRIEHRRQGLGGALLDRALAQARACGIERVFLEVRASNEAALALYAKAGFLAVGRRTRYYPDNNEDALVLRKALDRNGLEAEP; translated from the coding sequence ATGGTGATGGACACGGTCTTCCATGTCCTGGGGCCAGAGCAGGTCGACGAGCTGGCCGGAGTCGAGCGAGCCTGTTTTTCCCTGCCCTGGTCGAGGGATCAGCTCATGTCGATTCTGTCCCAGACAGCCTACCGGGTCTGGGGGGCATGCCTCGGATGTCGCCTGTGCGGGTACATTTCGGTGTTCATGGCCGGGGGGGAGATGGAAGTGGTTAACCTGGCGGTTCGGATCGAACACCGTCGACAAGGGCTTGGGGGTGCGCTTTTGGACAGGGCCCTGGCACAGGCCAGAGCCTGCGGCATTGAACGGGTTTTTCTCGAGGTCAGGGCCTCGAACGAAGCGGCCCTGGCCCTGTACGCTAAGGCCGGGTTCCTGGCTGTCGGTAGGCGGACCAGGTACTATCCGGATAACAACGAGGACGCATTGGTGCTGAGAAAAGCATTGGACCGGAACGGATTGGAGGCCGAGCCATGA